In Helianthus annuus cultivar XRQ/B chromosome 9, HanXRQr2.0-SUNRISE, whole genome shotgun sequence, the following are encoded in one genomic region:
- the LOC110876622 gene encoding metalloendoproteinase 1, translating to MHTCIPPVIRAFNTWTSASNYFTFSMVDDVASADLKISFESPNHGDGYAFEGATLAHAFAPTDGRFHYNAALSWSVGPGPVQNANDLESVALHEIGHLLGLDHSQDPNAVIMWSSIQTGTIKQELKSDDIQGIKVLYGLN from the coding sequence ATGCATACATGCATACCTCCAGTCATTCGTGCCTTCAACACATGGACTTCTGCTTCAAACTACTTCACGTTTTCCATGGTTGATGATGTTGCTAGTGCTGATTTAAAGATTAGTTTCGAAAGCCCAAATCATGGTGATGGATATGCCTTTGAGGGAGCGACATTGGCGCATGCTTTTGCGCCAACAGATGGGAGGTTTCATTATAATGCGGCTCTGAGTTGGTCTGTGGGACCAGGACCAGTTCAAAATGCTAATGATTTAGAATCGGTGGCGCTTCATGAAATAGGACATCTACTTGGGTTGGATCATAGCCAAGATCCAAATGCTGTAATAATGTGGAGTAGCATCCAGACAGGAACTATAAAGCAGGAGTTAAAGTCCGATGATATCCAAGGCATCAAAGTTTTATATGGACTTAATTAA